A window from Nitrosopumilus adriaticus encodes these proteins:
- a CDS encoding acylphosphatase: protein MSKQRIRIFVTGRVQGVFFRQTLKAKAKQNNVYGWVKNLKDGRVEAVLEGDTENVTRLVEWAHGGPANAIVEDIEIRNEKFSGEFSKFDVAY, encoded by the coding sequence ATGTCAAAACAACGAATTAGAATTTTTGTAACTGGTAGAGTACAAGGAGTTTTTTTTCGTCAGACATTAAAAGCGAAAGCAAAACAAAACAATGTTTATGGTTGGGTCAAAAATTTGAAGGATGGTCGTGTTGAAGCCGTTTTAGAAGGTGATACAGAAAATGTTACAAGATTAGTTGAATGGGCTCATGGTGGACCTGCAAATGCAATTGTTGAAGATATAGAAATACGAAATGAAAAATTTAGTGGCGAATTTTCAAAGTTTGATGTTGCATACTAG
- a CDS encoding 50S ribosomal protein L2 — MGKRPLVRRRGRGGMQFRSTSTGKVGSKANYPRFPLAEQHEGEIIDLVHERGREAPLAKIRFEDGSVSYVPAILGAKVGEILQFGLKSKIEKGNVISVQNIPDGTIVCNIEKHFGDGGAIVKSAGTDATIFSHGDEGVTVKLPSGRFTTLNPKNRAMIGTLAGGGASERHFMSAGNKWRSFKAKGKKYPIVRGVAQAAYVHPHGGGRHQHVGQSSTVSRDAPPGAKVGSIAARKTGRARIKERK; from the coding sequence ATGGGTAAGAGACCATTAGTTCGAAGACGTGGCCGTGGAGGAATGCAGTTTAGATCTACATCTACTGGAAAAGTAGGCTCCAAAGCAAATTACCCTCGATTTCCACTTGCAGAACAACATGAAGGGGAAATTATCGATTTGGTTCACGAACGTGGACGAGAAGCACCATTAGCCAAGATTAGATTTGAAGATGGATCCGTATCATACGTTCCAGCAATTTTGGGAGCTAAAGTAGGTGAAATTTTACAATTTGGATTAAAATCAAAGATTGAGAAGGGTAATGTAATTAGTGTACAAAATATCCCTGACGGTACAATTGTCTGTAATATTGAAAAGCATTTTGGTGATGGTGGTGCTATTGTAAAATCTGCAGGTACTGATGCAACTATTTTCTCTCATGGTGATGAGGGAGTTACTGTTAAACTACCATCTGGGAGATTTACTACTCTAAATCCAAAGAATAGGGCTATGATTGGTACTCTAGCTGGTGGTGGAGCAAGTGAACGACACTTTATGAGTGCAGGCAACAAGTGGCGTAGTTTTAAGGCTAAAGGAAAGAAATATCCAATTGTTAGAGGTGTTGCTCAAGCAGCTTACGTTCACCCACACGGTGGTGGTCGTCATCAACATGTTGGACAAAGCTCAACCGTTTCAAGAGATGCCCCTCCAGGTGCTAAAGTGGGAAGTATTGCTGCTAGAAAGACTGGTAGAGCTAGAATCAAAGAAAGGAAATAG
- a CDS encoding CDC48 family AAA ATPase, translating to MSQSGLSLKVLEAYTRDVGRGVARIDYDSMDTLNASTGDVIEIKGKRRTVAKCLPLYPSDEGKGIIRIDGLGRNNSGIAIGDTISVRKIKAVAAEKVVVAPLEAIPPIDERYLADALESVPLIKGDNVMVPYFGGRLTFQVIGVTPAADAVLVTQKTVFHIAEKGETLRGVPQVTYEDIGGLTDEIKKVREMIELPLRHPEIFEKLGIEAPKGVLLYGPPGTGKTLLAKAVANESNAHFISISGPEIMSKFYGESEARLREIFKEAREKAPSIIFVDEIDSIAPKREEVTGEVERRVVSQMLSLMDGLEARGKVIVISATNRPNAIDPALRRPGRFDREIEIKVPDKKGRKDILAIHSRNMPLSDDVNIDKISAVSHGYVGADLEYLCKEAAMKCLRRLLPILNLEEEKIPPETLDKLIVNNDDFLKALIEVTPSGMREVFIENPDVKWDDVGGLEDVKRELQEAVEWPMKYPGLYDKLGHNMPRGILLHGPSGTGKTLLAKAVATQSEANFVSVRGPELLSKWVGESERGIREIFKRARQSAPCVVFFDEIDSIAPIRGAGGETAVTERVVSQLLTELDGMENMHGVIVLAATNRADMIDPALLRPGRFDKIIQIPLPDKESRKSILKINAAKIPIIDDSSDPQHVDIEKIADLTDGLSGADTASIANTAVSLVIHEFLDSHPDTKDIEKTTIDAKVTMKHFEEAVKKVREQKDLKLGEKLVASYYR from the coding sequence ATGAGCCAAAGTGGTCTTTCTCTCAAAGTTCTTGAAGCATATACTAGAGATGTTGGGAGAGGAGTAGCAAGAATAGATTATGATTCTATGGATACCCTAAATGCCTCCACAGGCGATGTTATTGAAATTAAAGGTAAAAGGAGAACGGTTGCAAAATGTCTTCCTTTGTATCCATCTGATGAAGGAAAGGGAATTATTAGAATCGATGGGCTTGGAAGGAATAATTCAGGAATTGCAATTGGAGATACAATTTCTGTTAGAAAAATAAAAGCAGTTGCTGCAGAAAAAGTAGTAGTTGCACCATTAGAAGCAATTCCCCCAATTGATGAAAGATATCTTGCAGATGCTCTAGAAAGTGTTCCTTTGATTAAAGGTGATAATGTAATGGTACCATATTTTGGTGGTCGTTTAACTTTTCAAGTTATTGGAGTCACTCCCGCAGCTGATGCTGTTTTAGTTACTCAAAAAACTGTTTTTCATATTGCAGAAAAAGGAGAAACATTACGTGGAGTTCCACAAGTAACCTATGAAGACATTGGGGGTTTAACAGATGAGATTAAAAAAGTCAGAGAGATGATTGAACTTCCCTTAAGACATCCAGAGATTTTTGAAAAGTTGGGAATAGAAGCACCAAAAGGTGTTTTGTTGTATGGTCCTCCTGGAACAGGTAAGACATTACTTGCAAAAGCAGTAGCCAATGAAAGTAATGCACATTTTATCAGTATCTCGGGTCCAGAAATAATGAGTAAGTTTTACGGTGAAAGTGAAGCTAGACTAAGGGAAATTTTCAAAGAGGCTAGAGAAAAAGCTCCATCAATTATCTTTGTAGATGAAATAGATTCTATTGCACCAAAAAGAGAAGAAGTTACTGGAGAAGTTGAAAGAAGAGTTGTTTCTCAAATGTTGTCATTAATGGATGGTCTAGAAGCTAGAGGTAAAGTAATTGTTATTTCTGCAACAAACAGACCAAATGCAATTGATCCTGCACTTAGAAGACCAGGTAGATTTGATAGAGAAATTGAGATCAAAGTTCCAGACAAAAAAGGAAGAAAAGACATCCTTGCAATTCATAGTAGAAACATGCCATTATCTGATGATGTAAATATTGATAAAATTTCAGCAGTTAGTCACGGTTATGTTGGAGCAGACTTGGAATATCTCTGTAAAGAGGCTGCAATGAAATGCTTGAGAAGATTACTACCTATTCTTAATTTAGAAGAAGAGAAAATCCCACCAGAAACTTTAGATAAATTAATCGTAAATAATGATGATTTCCTCAAAGCTTTGATAGAAGTTACACCATCTGGAATGAGAGAAGTTTTCATAGAAAATCCCGATGTAAAATGGGATGATGTTGGTGGATTAGAAGATGTTAAACGTGAACTACAAGAGGCTGTCGAATGGCCTATGAAATATCCTGGGCTTTATGACAAATTAGGCCATAACATGCCAAGAGGAATTTTGCTTCATGGACCAAGTGGAACAGGTAAAACATTACTTGCAAAAGCAGTAGCCACACAAAGTGAAGCAAATTTTGTTTCTGTTAGAGGTCCCGAACTTTTATCAAAATGGGTAGGAGAATCAGAAAGAGGAATCAGAGAGATTTTCAAAAGAGCACGTCAATCTGCCCCATGTGTTGTATTCTTTGATGAAATAGATTCTATTGCACCAATTAGAGGTGCAGGTGGAGAAACAGCAGTTACTGAAAGAGTTGTTAGTCAATTACTTACAGAATTGGATGGAATGGAAAACATGCACGGAGTTATTGTTTTAGCTGCTACAAACAGAGCAGATATGATAGATCCTGCATTATTAAGACCGGGTAGATTTGATAAAATTATTCAAATTCCACTTCCAGATAAAGAAAGCAGAAAGAGTATATTGAAAATTAATGCAGCAAAAATTCCAATAATTGATGATTCAAGTGATCCTCAGCATGTTGACATTGAGAAAATCGCTGATCTAACTGATGGTCTAAGTGGTGCAGATACAGCATCCATTGCGAATACTGCAGTATCTTTAGTTATCCATGAATTTTTGGATTCACATCCAGATACAAAAGATATTGAGAAAACTACAATTGACGCTAAGGTAACAATGAAACACTTTGAAGAAGCAGTCAAAAAAGTCAGAGAACAAAAAGATCTAAAGTTAGGCGAAAAACTAGTTGCATCCTATTACAGGTAG